One Desulfurobacteriaceae bacterium genomic window carries:
- the flgB gene encoding flagellar basal body rod protein FlgB produces MSDLFKHLNPIAETASYYLERSKVIQGNIANADTPFYKPKDLVFEKELEKALKLKRTDPKHIDPTISGKKFKLVELNNITGYDMNRVNVNEELAKLAESAIMFKSLNEVLKKEIGKLKLSIQGR; encoded by the coding sequence GTGAGTGATCTATTTAAGCACCTTAATCCAATTGCGGAAACTGCTTCATACTATCTTGAAAGATCTAAAGTTATTCAAGGAAATATTGCTAATGCGGATACACCTTTTTATAAACCAAAAGATCTAGTTTTTGAGAAAGAGCTTGAAAAAGCTCTAAAACTAAAAAGAACGGATCCTAAACATATCGATCCAACTATATCTGGAAAAAAGTTTAAACTTGTAGAACTTAATAACATTACTGGTTATGATATGAACAGAGTAAATGTGAATGAAGAGCTTGCTAAGCTTGCTGAAAGTGCGATTATGTTTAAGTCTCTAAACGAAGTTCTAAAAAAGGAGATAGGGAAACTTAAGTTGAGCATTCAGGGGAGGTAA
- the flgC gene encoding flagellar basal body rod protein FlgC, with product MIFKGLEISLTGMEAQRVRIDVHSSNLANANSVDENGQPYRRKIPIFEAVLEEAGKTESYKVRVKKIVEDPSPFKLKFDPTNPLADEKGYVRLPNVDPLKEMVDMISAMRTYEANLTAFNTHKGMLLSAMDILKA from the coding sequence ATGATATTTAAAGGTTTAGAGATCTCCCTTACAGGTATGGAGGCTCAGAGGGTTCGTATAGATGTTCATTCCAGCAACCTTGCTAATGCTAACTCTGTAGATGAAAATGGGCAACCTTATAGACGTAAGATACCTATATTTGAAGCAGTTCTTGAAGAAGCTGGTAAGACAGAAAGCTATAAAGTAAGAGTTAAAAAGATAGTTGAAGATCCTTCCCCATTTAAGCTTAAGTTTGATCCGACCAATCCTTTAGCAGATGAAAAGGGATATGTTCGATTACCAAACGTAGACCCATTAAAGGAAATGGTAGATATGATCTCAGCTATGAGAACATATGAGGCAAACCTTACTGCGTTTAACACTCACAAAGGAATGCTCCTTTCAGCTATGGATATTTTAAAGGCTTAA
- the fliE gene encoding flagellar hook-basal body complex protein FliE, with product MKVKFSTLYSPILNVKEEKKESKSGFGEILQRFIEDVNSDLKNAKKAEEALIDGNVSNLEETMYKIEKADLSLRLLVEIRNKAIESYQEIMRMQV from the coding sequence ATGAAAGTAAAGTTCTCCACACTTTACTCTCCGATCCTTAATGTAAAAGAAGAGAAAAAAGAATCAAAAAGTGGTTTTGGCGAAATTTTACAGCGCTTTATAGAGGACGTTAACTCTGACCTTAAAAATGCTAAGAAAGCAGAAGAAGCTTTAATCGATGGAAATGTAAGTAACTTGGAAGAAACAATGTATAAAATAGAAAAAGCGGATCTTTCCTTAAGGCTTCTTGTAGAAATAAGAAATAAAGCTATCGAAAGCTATCAAGAAATAATGAGAATGCAAGTCTAA